In one Corallococcus sp. EGB genomic region, the following are encoded:
- a CDS encoding SO2930 family diheme c-type cytochrome, with amino-acid sequence MSTSFVNPRLSVVLLALSLAACGSSDPEVPGPTPDSGTVPDAGTGDAGGPDAGEPDAGPVDAGTDAGAPDAGEPDAGPGDAGPSLAIPNVLSGFGLFTGSPANGGLVPVEGNVPYTLSTALFSDYAVKSRTLYIPPGKTAHYEPVAALDLPVGTLITKTFAFPADLRKPDQDVRLIETRVLVHQPSGWEAWPYVWNAEQTEATLATGGRTRDVTFTDLDGETRSFRYPVPSKNQCQQCHHLLDGQGNQVMHPIGVKARYLHRTNTYGGVEHDQLEYLASLGKLDRLPAAVDLPKAPDAFNPQAADLTTRARTYLDINCAHCHNPKGTAGVTSQLFLNFDNTSVFNLGECKRPGSAGSGVGGEFDILPGNHAESILWYRLHTEEDGKMMPQIGRTIHHKEGSQLIADWIDSMTPKTCK; translated from the coding sequence ATGTCGACGTCGTTCGTGAATCCCCGTCTCTCCGTGGTGCTGCTGGCGCTGTCGCTGGCGGCCTGCGGGTCCTCCGACCCGGAAGTCCCCGGGCCCACACCCGACTCGGGCACCGTGCCGGATGCTGGAACCGGGGACGCGGGGGGCCCGGACGCGGGTGAACCGGACGCCGGTCCCGTGGACGCGGGGACGGATGCCGGAGCGCCGGATGCGGGCGAACCGGACGCCGGCCCCGGGGATGCGGGGCCTTCGCTGGCCATCCCCAACGTGCTGTCGGGCTTCGGGCTGTTCACCGGAAGCCCGGCGAACGGGGGGCTGGTCCCGGTGGAGGGCAACGTGCCCTACACCCTGTCCACCGCGCTGTTCTCCGACTACGCGGTGAAGTCACGCACCCTCTACATCCCCCCTGGCAAGACGGCGCACTACGAGCCCGTGGCCGCGCTGGACCTGCCGGTGGGGACGCTCATCACGAAGACGTTCGCCTTCCCGGCGGACCTGCGGAAGCCGGACCAGGACGTGCGGCTCATCGAGACGCGCGTCCTGGTGCACCAGCCTTCCGGTTGGGAGGCGTGGCCTTACGTCTGGAACGCGGAGCAGACGGAGGCCACGCTGGCCACCGGCGGCCGCACGCGCGACGTGACGTTCACCGACCTGGACGGGGAGACGCGGTCGTTCCGCTACCCGGTGCCCTCCAAGAACCAGTGCCAGCAGTGCCACCACCTGCTGGACGGCCAGGGCAATCAGGTGATGCACCCCATTGGCGTGAAGGCGCGCTACCTGCACCGCACGAACACCTACGGCGGTGTGGAGCATGATCAGCTGGAGTACCTGGCATCACTGGGCAAGCTGGACAGGCTGCCGGCCGCGGTGGACCTGCCGAAGGCGCCGGACGCGTTCAACCCGCAGGCCGCGGACCTGACCACGCGGGCGCGCACGTACCTGGACATCAACTGCGCGCATTGCCACAACCCGAAGGGGACGGCGGGCGTCACCAGCCAGCTGTTCCTCAACTTCGACAACACCAGCGTGTTCAACCTGGGCGAGTGCAAGCGCCCGGGCTCGGCGGGCAGCGGCGTGGGCGGTGAGTTCGACATCCTCCCCGGCAACCACGCGGAGTCCATCCTCTGGTACCGGCTGCACACGGAGGAGGACGGCAAGATGATGCCGCAGATTGGCCGGACGATTCACCACAAGGAGGGCTCGCAGCTCATCGCGGATTGGATCGACTCCATGACGCCGAAGACCTGCAAGTAG
- a CDS encoding S8/S53 family peptidase, with protein sequence MKVAIVDSGVSVGFLRGAGLSLAGAASFTVDREARRLESRVHSREELAAWCDGGSVLEDLEDTHGHGTAVLSILRGQGRPPDDVAWYVARVLDGRMRGDSLCLLEALEWLTRDVRPDLINLSLGTVGRAFEAPLTALLDRAVEQGSLVLCAAGPVAGLPSGMPSVVTVADAATAHALRRGDVVDHVEHAASVRLYSDGAWCERPLTSSYACALAAAQVLREGGPPGWRRVTASRRTR encoded by the coding sequence ATGAAGGTCGCCATCGTGGACAGCGGTGTGTCGGTGGGCTTCCTTCGCGGGGCGGGGCTGTCGCTCGCCGGGGCCGCGAGCTTCACGGTGGACCGGGAGGCGCGGCGCCTGGAGTCCCGGGTCCATTCGCGGGAGGAGCTGGCCGCGTGGTGTGACGGCGGCTCCGTGCTGGAGGACCTGGAGGACACGCACGGCCACGGCACCGCGGTGCTGAGCATCCTGCGGGGACAGGGCCGTCCTCCTGACGACGTGGCGTGGTACGTCGCGCGCGTGCTGGATGGGCGGATGCGCGGCGACTCGCTGTGCCTGCTGGAAGCGCTGGAGTGGCTGACGCGGGACGTGCGGCCGGACCTCATCAACCTGAGCCTGGGCACCGTGGGACGCGCCTTCGAGGCTCCGCTCACCGCGCTGTTGGACCGCGCGGTGGAGCAGGGCAGCCTGGTGCTCTGCGCCGCGGGGCCCGTGGCCGGCCTTCCGTCCGGGATGCCGTCGGTGGTGACGGTGGCGGACGCGGCGACGGCCCACGCCCTGCGCCGCGGCGACGTCGTGGACCACGTCGAACACGCGGCCTCGGTGCGGCTGTACTCGGACGGAGCCTGGTGCGAGCGCCCCCTCACGAGCAGCTACGCCTGCGCGCTGGCGGCCGCGCAGGTGCTGCGCGAGGGAGGTCCTCCCGGCTGGCGGCGCGTCACCGCGTCACGGCGGACGCGGTGA
- a CDS encoding YfhO family protein, whose amino-acid sequence MDANPGAPTPATDSLPVDEARPGWRGMLGGLSLVLPALFFFRATFTRDVFLAGDTLRAFYPMRAYWASRVSRGEFPDWFPYDGFGQSFPAIFISGVFHPTALLHLVLPLGVAVKLTVLLCFPVALLGTAALLREWGVPRAGALFGALTFTFSGYLVCITNNPTYLLAASTVPAALWGVLRFVRRPSAARLAVGGGLLALVAFGGDAQAFAVTQALGILVALTEPVTATGTWARRVGACLLLVLTGGLLAAPQLLPAAGLVMTGEPGARSLVEAQYFSLHPLRVGELVLGPFLTEPVGVRGIPEMVVRKLIRVGGFTRAWVDSLYVGTPACVLALAGLGASWRQRRTWVFVAGWLLLLALVLGASLPVYGWVYRLLPLWRPFRYPEKLGSFLVLGLAVGAGLGWRRCLGPGGAPRAVILSGIGVAALCAAVALGEAVGGLWTRGWVSPHWPDAPAAAVEGLSDNVVRMGAMAAGLALLCAVLAWRPRLGVGLVVLQGAALFLENGPLYQVSPAEMLETPPPFAERIRASAPPEEPVRVNTVVKGYWAPPLPGYDFKDRLSLGQVAVLAPDTSVFWDIESAQGYLPGRSSRVLRLMGDAKRWNFELAPRLSTPFTVTRTQELAEGPPPGARVLAQEPLFGTTLLAHPGAPARIHLARPECVATFDDALTRMTAPEPMASGAVLVECAAPLPVEDASGTGTVQVTRESPEHFAVEVEAPAPSVLVINDAYQPGWTATLDGAPVSILAANVAVRAVPVPAGRHTVVMRYRTPGLVPGLCLGALTLGALGAAMAVSRRRARS is encoded by the coding sequence GTGGACGCGAACCCTGGCGCACCGACTCCCGCGACGGACTCCCTGCCGGTGGACGAGGCCCGGCCCGGCTGGCGCGGGATGCTCGGGGGCCTGTCGCTGGTGCTGCCCGCGCTCTTCTTCTTCCGGGCGACGTTCACGCGCGACGTCTTCCTGGCGGGCGACACGCTGCGAGCCTTCTATCCGATGCGGGCCTACTGGGCCTCGCGCGTGTCTCGTGGCGAGTTCCCCGACTGGTTCCCCTACGACGGCTTCGGGCAGTCCTTCCCCGCCATCTTCATCTCCGGCGTGTTCCACCCCACGGCGCTCCTGCACCTGGTGCTGCCTCTGGGCGTGGCGGTGAAGCTCACGGTGCTGCTGTGCTTCCCCGTGGCGCTGCTGGGCACGGCCGCGCTCCTGCGCGAGTGGGGCGTCCCTCGCGCGGGCGCGCTGTTCGGGGCGCTGACGTTCACCTTCAGCGGCTACCTGGTCTGCATCACGAACAACCCCACGTACCTGCTGGCCGCGAGCACCGTGCCCGCCGCGCTGTGGGGCGTGCTGCGCTTCGTGCGGCGTCCCTCGGCCGCGCGGCTGGCGGTGGGCGGTGGCCTGCTGGCGCTGGTCGCGTTCGGCGGGGATGCGCAGGCGTTCGCCGTCACCCAGGCGTTGGGCATCCTGGTGGCGTTGACGGAGCCCGTGACCGCGACGGGGACATGGGCCCGGCGCGTGGGCGCGTGTCTGTTGCTGGTGCTCACCGGCGGGCTGCTGGCCGCGCCGCAGCTGCTCCCCGCCGCGGGGCTGGTGATGACGGGCGAGCCCGGTGCCCGGTCGCTTGTGGAAGCGCAGTACTTCTCGCTGCACCCGCTGCGGGTGGGAGAGCTGGTGCTGGGCCCGTTCCTGACGGAGCCGGTCGGGGTGCGCGGCATCCCGGAGATGGTGGTGCGCAAGCTCATCCGCGTGGGCGGCTTCACGCGCGCGTGGGTGGACTCGCTCTACGTGGGGACGCCCGCGTGCGTGCTGGCGCTGGCGGGCCTGGGGGCATCGTGGCGCCAGCGGCGCACCTGGGTGTTCGTGGCCGGGTGGCTGCTGCTGCTGGCGCTGGTGCTGGGGGCGTCGCTGCCCGTGTACGGCTGGGTGTACCGGCTGCTGCCGCTGTGGCGGCCCTTCCGCTACCCGGAGAAGCTGGGGTCCTTCCTGGTGCTGGGGCTCGCGGTGGGCGCGGGCCTGGGCTGGCGGCGCTGTCTGGGGCCGGGTGGGGCGCCGCGCGCGGTCATCCTCTCGGGCATCGGTGTGGCGGCCCTGTGCGCGGCGGTCGCGCTGGGCGAGGCGGTGGGCGGGCTGTGGACGCGGGGCTGGGTGTCGCCGCACTGGCCGGATGCGCCCGCGGCGGCCGTCGAGGGCCTGTCGGACAACGTGGTGCGCATGGGGGCCATGGCGGCGGGGCTGGCGCTCCTGTGCGCGGTCCTGGCGTGGCGGCCCCGGTTGGGCGTGGGCCTGGTGGTGCTGCAAGGCGCGGCGCTCTTCCTGGAGAACGGGCCGCTCTACCAGGTGTCCCCGGCGGAGATGTTGGAGACGCCGCCTCCGTTCGCGGAGCGGATCCGCGCGTCCGCGCCGCCGGAGGAGCCGGTGCGGGTGAACACGGTGGTGAAGGGCTACTGGGCGCCGCCCCTGCCCGGCTACGACTTCAAGGACCGGTTGAGCCTGGGGCAGGTGGCGGTGCTGGCGCCGGACACGTCGGTGTTCTGGGACATCGAGAGCGCGCAAGGCTACCTGCCGGGACGGAGCTCGCGCGTGCTGCGGTTGATGGGTGATGCGAAGCGCTGGAACTTCGAGCTGGCGCCGCGCCTGTCCACTCCGTTCACGGTGACGCGCACGCAGGAGCTGGCCGAAGGGCCGCCTCCGGGAGCGCGGGTATTGGCACAGGAGCCGCTCTTCGGGACGACGCTGCTGGCGCACCCCGGCGCGCCCGCGCGGATCCACCTGGCGCGCCCCGAGTGCGTGGCGACGTTCGATGACGCCCTGACGCGGATGACGGCGCCCGAGCCCATGGCGTCCGGGGCCGTCCTCGTGGAGTGCGCGGCGCCGCTGCCGGTGGAGGACGCGTCCGGCACGGGCACAGTGCAAGTGACGCGCGAGTCGCCGGAGCACTTCGCGGTGGAGGTGGAGGCTCCAGCGCCGTCGGTGCTGGTGATCAACGACGCATACCAACCCGGCTGGACCGCGACGCTGGACGGCGCGCCCGTGTCCATCCTCGCCGCCAACGTGGCCGTGCGCGCGGTGCCGGTGCCGGCGGGACGCCACACGGTGGTGATGCGCTACCGGACGCCGGGGCTCGTCCCCGGGCTGTGCCTGGGCGCGCTCACGCTGGGCGCGCTGGGCGCCGCGATGGCCGTGTCGCGGCGCCGTGCCCGGAGCTGA
- a CDS encoding Uma2 family endonuclease: MGKKPATYADLEALPEGVVGEIVAGELYASPRPAFPHLTAASFLMALLGNPFVFGLGGPGGWYIVVEPELRMGDDVLVPDLAGWRRERLPKAPRGAALALPPDWVCEVLSPSTRLLDREVKLPVFAREGVGHVWFIDPVLRTLEVFRWEAGQYVHLATHSGAGPVFAEPFEAVALKLGALWDEWG, from the coding sequence ATGGGAAAGAAACCCGCGACCTACGCGGACCTGGAGGCACTCCCGGAGGGGGTCGTGGGGGAGATTGTCGCGGGGGAGCTGTATGCAAGTCCGCGGCCGGCATTCCCCCACCTCACGGCGGCTTCGTTCCTGATGGCGCTCCTGGGCAATCCCTTTGTCTTCGGACTGGGAGGCCCGGGAGGCTGGTACATCGTGGTCGAGCCCGAACTCCGGATGGGGGACGATGTCCTCGTTCCGGACCTGGCCGGCTGGCGGCGCGAGCGACTCCCGAAGGCGCCGAGGGGCGCGGCCCTTGCCCTTCCACCAGACTGGGTCTGCGAGGTGCTCTCTCCCTCGACGCGGCTCCTGGACCGCGAAGTGAAGCTGCCGGTGTTCGCGCGCGAAGGGGTGGGGCATGTCTGGTTCATCGACCCGGTCCTTCGCACCCTGGAGGTGTTCCGGTGGGAGGCGGGGCAGTACGTGCACCTGGCGACCCACTCGGGAGCTGGGCCTGTGTTCGCTGAACCCTTCGAGGCCGTGGCCTTGAAGCTCGGCGCGCTCTGGGACGAATGGGGCTGA
- a CDS encoding alpha/beta fold hydrolase — translation MLARTWRGVTKAEDADAYLAYLHQTGLTHYRRTPGNLAAYCLRKVADGRAEFLLVTLWESMDAVKRFAGDAPERAIFFPEDDRYLIDRDLHVTHYEVPFAEGQAFQPHRVRFDDFRVAGPAGDLRLVDTGGGGNALPVVFVHGVAGNASHWQAQLEHLARTGRRGIAMELRGHGGSAAPDPEDYTLEALATDIAAVVRALGLRRFVLVGHSIGGGVTLAYAGENPRQVAGLFLVDPLTDARQYSEEHMTAYLASLDAPDVAQAMRKDWAEMAGSRADVRDRLLADLDATPLSAVTAVQRSRLGFDLKAALARYPGPKFSLVAPDNDLPRSLHRLGEGVAHQVVEGASHWIQLDHPDAVNAALDAFLTKSAPA, via the coding sequence ATGCTCGCACGCACCTGGCGCGGAGTAACGAAGGCGGAGGACGCGGACGCGTACCTCGCGTATCTCCACCAGACGGGCCTCACGCACTACCGGCGCACGCCGGGCAACCTGGCCGCGTACTGCCTGCGCAAGGTGGCGGACGGGCGCGCGGAGTTCCTCCTCGTCACCCTCTGGGAGTCCATGGACGCGGTGAAGCGCTTCGCGGGGGACGCGCCGGAGCGCGCCATCTTCTTCCCGGAGGACGACCGCTACCTCATCGACCGGGACCTGCACGTCACCCACTACGAGGTCCCCTTCGCGGAAGGCCAGGCCTTCCAGCCCCACCGCGTCCGCTTCGACGACTTCCGCGTGGCGGGGCCCGCGGGCGACCTGCGGCTGGTGGACACCGGAGGCGGAGGCAATGCGCTGCCCGTCGTCTTCGTGCATGGGGTCGCGGGCAACGCGTCCCACTGGCAGGCGCAGCTGGAGCACCTGGCCCGGACGGGCCGCCGGGGCATCGCGATGGAGCTGCGCGGGCACGGGGGCTCGGCCGCTCCGGATCCGGAGGACTACACGCTGGAGGCGCTCGCGACGGACATCGCCGCCGTCGTGCGGGCGCTGGGGCTGCGCCGCTTCGTGCTGGTGGGGCACAGCATCGGCGGAGGCGTGACGCTGGCGTACGCGGGAGAGAATCCCCGGCAGGTGGCGGGCCTGTTCCTGGTGGATCCGCTCACGGACGCGCGCCAGTACTCCGAGGAGCACATGACCGCGTACCTCGCTTCACTGGATGCCCCCGACGTGGCGCAGGCGATGCGGAAGGACTGGGCGGAGATGGCGGGGTCGCGCGCGGACGTGCGAGACCGGCTCCTGGCGGACCTGGACGCCACGCCGCTGTCCGCCGTCACGGCCGTGCAGCGCTCCAGACTGGGCTTCGACCTGAAGGCCGCGCTCGCGCGCTACCCGGGGCCGAAGTTCTCGCTCGTCGCGCCGGACAACGACCTGCCCCGCAGCCTCCACCGGCTGGGAGAAGGCGTGGCGCACCAGGTGGTGGAGGGCGCCAGCCACTGGATCCAACTGGATCATCCGGACGCGGTGAACGCCGCGCTGGACGCGTTCCTCACGAAGTCAGCACCAGCTTGA
- the yhbY gene encoding ribosome assembly RNA-binding protein YhbY: protein MPLTGKERRHLRALGHHLEPVVIVGSSGVTEGVIAAVEQALNDHELIKVKINEGPEGRHEGADSIAAATGSELAQLLGRTALFFKRRKQKSRFEDILKGPHEPRPAPKPDEDKKPRRR, encoded by the coding sequence ATGCCCCTCACCGGGAAAGAACGCCGCCACCTGCGGGCCCTCGGCCACCACCTGGAGCCGGTGGTCATCGTCGGCTCGTCCGGCGTCACCGAGGGCGTCATCGCCGCCGTCGAGCAGGCGCTGAACGACCACGAGCTCATCAAGGTGAAGATCAACGAAGGCCCGGAAGGCCGCCACGAAGGCGCCGACAGCATCGCCGCGGCCACCGGCTCCGAGCTCGCGCAGCTGCTGGGCCGCACCGCCCTCTTCTTCAAGCGCCGCAAGCAGAAGTCCCGCTTCGAGGACATCCTCAAGGGACCCCATGAGCCCCGGCCGGCCCCCAAGCCGGACGAGGACAAGAAGCCCCGCCGTCGCTGA
- a CDS encoding catalase — protein sequence MTSQKQPDAVHVDENSKDQQLARDRSEPTGNFLTTDQGIRVEHTDDSLKVGARGPTLLEDFHFREKITRFDHERIPERVVHARGAGAHGYFQVYESLAKYTRAKFLQDPSKKTPVFVRFSTVAGSRGSADTARDVRGFAVKFYTEEGNFDLVGNNIPVFFIQDGIKFPDIIHAAKPEPHHEIPQAQTAHDSFWDFVSLVPETLHMIMWIMSDRAIPRSFRMMQGFGVHTFRFVDEKNTARFVKFHWKPLLGTHSLVWDEAQKLGGKDPDFHRRDLFEAIEQGDFPEYELGIQILEEKDAQALGVDLLDATKLIPEEVVPVQPVGKLTLNRNPTNFFSETEQVAFCVANVVPGIDFTDDPLMQARLFSYLDTQLTRLGGPNFAEIPINRPVAPVHNHQQDGFSRHTSNVGRANYFPNSLGGGCPFLASQKQGGYVHYPEQVDGKKVRERSASFNDHYSQAALFFRSLSEPEQQHLIDACRFELGKVETKAIQERMLEHFAKIDALLVSAVAEGLGLPAPKATPVTPKGPPASKALSMEAMKMAMKPSIKTRKVGVLVADGVDADELMALRKELEAQGARLTVIARRLGSVKASNGKDVPVDKSAMTTASVEYDGVFIPGGAKSVETLKKDGESRHFVQEAYLHCKTVGASKDAEDVLKACEIDPAAPGVVAGSKAGAGAALATAFAQSLAKHRHWDRQDNTRVPA from the coding sequence GTGACCTCACAGAAGCAGCCGGACGCAGTGCATGTGGATGAGAACAGCAAGGACCAGCAGCTCGCGCGGGACCGCTCGGAGCCCACGGGCAACTTCCTCACCACGGACCAGGGCATCCGCGTCGAGCACACCGATGACTCGCTCAAGGTCGGCGCTCGCGGCCCCACGCTCCTGGAGGACTTCCACTTCCGTGAGAAGATCACCCGCTTCGACCATGAGCGCATCCCCGAGCGCGTCGTCCACGCGCGCGGCGCGGGCGCCCATGGCTACTTCCAGGTGTACGAGTCCCTCGCCAAGTACACCCGCGCGAAGTTCCTCCAGGACCCGTCCAAGAAGACGCCCGTCTTCGTGCGCTTCTCCACCGTCGCGGGCTCGCGAGGCTCCGCGGACACCGCGCGCGACGTGCGCGGCTTCGCGGTGAAGTTCTACACGGAGGAAGGCAACTTCGACCTCGTGGGCAACAACATCCCCGTCTTCTTCATCCAGGACGGCATCAAGTTCCCCGACATCATCCACGCCGCCAAGCCGGAGCCCCACCACGAGATTCCCCAGGCGCAGACGGCGCATGACTCCTTCTGGGACTTCGTGTCGCTCGTCCCGGAGACCCTGCACATGATCATGTGGATCATGTCCGACCGCGCCATCCCGCGCAGCTTCCGGATGATGCAGGGCTTCGGCGTCCACACCTTCCGCTTCGTGGACGAAAAGAACACCGCGCGCTTCGTGAAGTTCCACTGGAAGCCGCTGTTGGGTACGCACTCGCTCGTCTGGGACGAGGCCCAGAAGCTGGGGGGCAAGGACCCGGACTTCCACCGCCGCGACCTCTTCGAGGCCATCGAGCAGGGCGACTTCCCCGAGTACGAGCTGGGCATCCAAATCCTGGAGGAGAAGGACGCGCAGGCGCTGGGCGTGGACCTGCTGGACGCCACCAAGCTCATCCCGGAAGAGGTCGTCCCGGTGCAGCCGGTGGGCAAGCTCACGCTCAACCGCAACCCGACGAACTTCTTCTCTGAGACGGAGCAGGTCGCCTTCTGCGTGGCCAACGTCGTGCCGGGCATCGACTTCACGGACGACCCGCTGATGCAGGCGCGCCTCTTCTCGTACCTGGACACGCAGCTGACGCGCCTGGGCGGCCCGAACTTCGCGGAGATCCCCATCAACCGCCCGGTGGCGCCGGTGCACAACCACCAGCAGGACGGCTTCAGCCGACACACGAGCAACGTAGGCCGCGCCAACTACTTCCCCAACTCGCTGGGCGGCGGCTGCCCGTTCCTCGCCTCCCAGAAGCAGGGCGGCTACGTGCATTACCCGGAGCAGGTGGACGGGAAGAAGGTCCGCGAGCGCTCCGCCTCCTTCAACGACCACTACAGCCAGGCGGCGCTCTTCTTCCGCAGCCTCTCCGAGCCGGAGCAGCAGCACCTCATCGACGCGTGCCGCTTCGAACTGGGCAAGGTGGAGACGAAGGCCATCCAGGAGCGCATGCTGGAGCACTTCGCGAAGATCGACGCGCTGCTCGTCTCCGCCGTGGCGGAAGGGCTGGGCCTTCCCGCCCCCAAGGCCACGCCCGTCACGCCCAAGGGCCCACCCGCGTCCAAGGCCCTGAGCATGGAGGCGATGAAGATGGCCATGAAGCCCTCCATCAAGACCCGCAAGGTGGGCGTGCTCGTCGCGGACGGCGTGGACGCGGACGAACTGATGGCGCTGCGCAAGGAGCTGGAGGCGCAGGGCGCGCGACTGACGGTCATCGCCAGGCGCCTGGGCTCGGTGAAGGCGTCCAACGGCAAGGACGTGCCGGTGGACAAGAGCGCCATGACCACCGCCTCCGTGGAGTACGACGGCGTCTTCATCCCCGGCGGCGCCAAGAGCGTGGAGACGCTGAAGAAGGACGGCGAGTCGCGCCACTTCGTGCAGGAGGCCTACCTGCACTGCAAGACGGTGGGCGCGTCCAAGGACGCGGAGGACGTGCTCAAGGCCTGTGAAATCGACCCGGCCGCGCCCGGCGTCGTCGCGGGCTCCAAGGCGGGTGCGGGGGCGGCGCTGGCCACCGCGTTCGCGCAGTCGCTCGCGAAGCACCGGCACTGGGACCGCCAGGACAACACCCGCGTCCCGGCCTGA